The stretch of DNA ACAACAACCCCGCCGCTGCTTGAATACCTCGAAAAAAGAGGCATCACCCTGCAAAGCCTCATAGACAGCGCCCTAGAAATGTATGTGCCTCACCCCGGCATAGAAACCCCCCAGAAAGCCACCGAGCTACTCAAAGAGGAATTCCTCGATATACTCCAAGACGTCAACGTCTCCACCCTTATCGTGGCGGCTTTCCATGCGCAGCAGGAAGCTGAAAACGGACGCATACCCGGCTTAACGGTGGAGCGCTTCATGGGCAGGCCCGGATTGGTTGCGGATGAGCTTATCGGCATTGCAATCGCCACCTACATCGGCGGGTCACGGGGCATGTTTGAGTTTGTACGCTTCGACCAGGCAAAACCCGGCATCCTGCGTGAGTTGCCGCCGCTTACAAACGACGCCATAGGCGCCTTGGTAGCTGGGGCATCCTCGAATGTTTATACTAAAGCCCTCAAATCCGCAGGCGCCACCGCTTAGAGTGGTTTTCCGCAAATTATAAAACATGCGCGGTTGAGGGTTTATCCGTTGGTTAGGGATGGTTCAAACCCGGCTCTGCATAGTCACGCATACGTTTCTGCCTCATGTGGGCGGCATAGAGAAGGTGACTAATGAGCAGAGCAAGCGGCTGCTGAAGTTGAATTATGCGCCGACGGTAGTGACTAACCGTATTGGCACGCCCAAACGTTACAGCGTCGATGGGGTACCTGTGGAATGCTATGAATCCCTCAACACCGGTTTTCGCCTCGGCATCCCCTACTCGATTCCAACCATAACCAGCTACCCCACCTTTGATAGAGCCGTAAAAACCAGCCAGCTTGTCCACGCCCACGGCCACCCCTACCTCACCTCGCTTGCCGCAGGCAAACTCGCCCGGTTCTACGGCAAACCCTTCGTGCTCACCCAGCATAACACCTTCATCGAATACAACAACATCTTCGACCACGTGGAACGCCTAAACGACTATTCGGTAGGCAAACAGAACCTCTCGGCCGCCGACAGAATCATCGCGATAAGCAGCGCCACCAAAGACTACGTGCTGCGGCTAGGCGCGAAGCCAAGTAAAGTTAAAGTCATCTACAACGGCGTTGACACCGCCCGCTTCAAGCCCCTGCCAGGAAAACGCGAACAAATCAGGCGTAAACATGGGATTGCGCGGGATGCAGTGGTGGTTTTGACGGTTCGGCGGCTAGTCTACAAGAACGGCATCGACACCCTGCTGGACTGCGCCAAAATCGCTGCGGAAAAGAACTCTAACATCGTGTTTTTGGCTGTCGGCAAGGGTCCTGACCTTGAAAATGTGCGTTTGGCGGTGGCGCAGATGGGGTTGGAGGCTAACTTTAAGCTGGCGGGGTTTGTCAGTGACGAAGATTTGCCTGCATACTACAATGCTGCAGACATGTTTGTGTTGCCCTCCAAATCCGGGGAGGGATTGCCGCTGGTGGCGATGGAAGCCATGGCCTGCGGATTACCTGTTGTGGCAACGGATGTTGGCGGCATAAAGGAAATTCTGCCGGCGGATTACGGCAAGCTTGTGGTGCCTAACCAGCCGGGTTTGCTGGCGGAGGCGGTTTTGGAGTTTGGGGAAGCGGATTTTTCTTCACGCGCCGCTGAGCTGCGGGCTCGGGTGGAGGAGCGGTTCAGCTGGGACGCAAACGTTGAAAGGCTTGTGGAAATATACGAAGAACTTATTTAACCATGATGCGGAAACAATATAGCCCTTTAAGATG from Candidatus Bathyarchaeota archaeon encodes:
- a CDS encoding alpha-ribazole phosphatase CobZ, giving the protein MTTTPPLLEYLEKRGITLQSLIDSALEMYVPHPGIETPQKATELLKEEFLDILQDVNVSTLIVAAFHAQQEAENGRIPGLTVERFMGRPGLVADELIGIAIATYIGGSRGMFEFVRFDQAKPGILRELPPLTNDAIGALVAGASSNVYTKALKSAGATA
- a CDS encoding glycosyltransferase family 4 protein; this translates as MVQTRLCIVTHTFLPHVGGIEKVTNEQSKRLLKLNYAPTVVTNRIGTPKRYSVDGVPVECYESLNTGFRLGIPYSIPTITSYPTFDRAVKTSQLVHAHGHPYLTSLAAGKLARFYGKPFVLTQHNTFIEYNNIFDHVERLNDYSVGKQNLSAADRIIAISSATKDYVLRLGAKPSKVKVIYNGVDTARFKPLPGKREQIRRKHGIARDAVVVLTVRRLVYKNGIDTLLDCAKIAAEKNSNIVFLAVGKGPDLENVRLAVAQMGLEANFKLAGFVSDEDLPAYYNAADMFVLPSKSGEGLPLVAMEAMACGLPVVATDVGGIKEILPADYGKLVVPNQPGLLAEAVLEFGEADFSSRAAELRARVEERFSWDANVERLVEIYEELI